One genomic segment of Sparus aurata chromosome 24, fSpaAur1.1, whole genome shotgun sequence includes these proteins:
- the LOC115576934 gene encoding cysteine/serine-rich nuclear protein 3-like isoform X1: protein MSGILKRKLEEGPPPYLSLQGSDDDEVSCSDSGNSSDSLNHPVPSGLLDSTLQQKSKRLRGRNVHFESVTVYYFNRRQGFTSVPTQGGSTLGMSPRHSGVKRFTLREFAMEQKQSHWNMLRNHLKEEKLNAIKLKLTKNGTVSSMEADTLTLDDISEDDLDVDNTEVDDYFFLQPLTTRRRRALLRSSGVRRIDVEEKHELRALRMSREECGCRCRGICDPETCACSLAGIKCQVNGTVVDRMSFPCGCTKEGCSNTTGRLEFNPVRVRTHFLHTIMKLELERSREEQQHHHQQQPEQQQQQLVTNGNGYHGDSSLVQQQQQPNLQFPLMSGAPHIPIMHLQNTGDTDSHLDEEEEEEEEEEEEEEEEDDEEDDDEAYEEDEDGSSVCSGLSDCSTHSLETIDPEDGEEDEEDEEDEEDEEDDEDEEEEGEEEWDCSLQGTGPPPYPVPLPSVLSYSNNTLMGLSNPFHSTPSMQHYQMDSSVNDTPAFLSENVSGTPTLPTVETALESKMNTEPLRQTTQQSIPCHFPDPTESLTLQTCSHVETRESSAAPAGAAKEQQLSTDLQNNPDHDSQTEASAGSLEQTQEEIKEPMPEQPGQQMQAEQSTNKSCSDST, encoded by the exons ATGAGCGGGATCCTGAAGAGGAAGCTTGAGGAGGGCCCGCCCCCTTACCTGTCCCTGCAGggctctgatgatgatgaggttTCCTGCAGCGACAGCGGCAACAGCAGTGATAGTCTCAACCATCCGGTCCCCTCTGGACTGCTGGACT CCACTCTCCAGCAGAAGTCAAAGCGACTGCGGGGCCGTAATGTGCACTTTGAGAGCGTGACGGTCTACTACTTCAACCGGCGGCAGGGCTTTACCAGCGTGCCCACACAAGGTGGCAGCACCCTGGGGATGTCACCTCGTCACAGCGGGGTGAAGCGCTTCACCCTCAGGGAGTTCGCCATGGAGCAGAAACAGAGCCACTGGAACATGCTGAGGAATCACCTGAAAGAAGAGAAACTCAATGCCATCAAACtcaaa ctgaCTAAGAATGGCACCGTGTCATCCATGGAGGCGGATACCCTGACGCTTGACGACATCTCCGAAGACGACCTGGATGTGGACAACACAGAGGTGGATGATTATTTCTTCCTCCAGCCTCTGACTACCAGGCGGCGTCGAGCCCTTCTCCGTTCCTCGGGGGTGCGACGCATCGACGTGGAGGAGAAGCACGAGCTGCGTGCCCTTCGCATGTCCCGAGAGGAGTGTGGGTGCCGCTGCAGGGGGATATGCGACCCGGAGACCTGTGCTTGCAGCCTGGCCGGCATTAAGTGCCAGGTAAATGGAACTGTG GTCGATCGCATGTCCTTCCCATGTGGCTGCACCAAAGAGGGCTGCAGCAACACGACAGGCCGCCTGGAGTTTAACCCGGTTCGGGTGCGCACCCACTTCCTGCACACCATCATGAAGCTGGAGCTGGAAAGGAGCCGcgaggagcagcagcatcatcatcagcagcagccggagcagcagcagcagcagcttgtaaCCAATGGCAACGGTTACCATGGCGACTCCTCCctggtccagcagcagcagcagccgaaCCTGCAGTTTCCACTGATGAGTGGCGCGCCGCACATTCCCATAATGCACCTCCAGAACACAGGCGACACAGATTCGCATctagatgaagaggaggaagaggaagaagaagaagaggaagaggaggaggaggaagacgacgaagaggatgatgatgaggcTTATGAGGAAGACGAGGACGGCAGCAGTGTTTGCAGTGGGCTGTCGGACTGCAGCACGCACAGCTTGGAGACAATAGACCCCgaggacggagaggaggacgaggaggacgaggaggacgaggaggatgaggaagatgatgaggacgaagaggaggagggggaggaggagtgggaTTGCTCGTTGCAGGGAACGGGTCCTCCGCCCTATCCAGTTCCACTGCCCTCAGTGCTGAGTTACTCCAACAACACACTCATGGGCCTCAGTAACCCCTTTCACAGCACTCCCTCCATGCAGCATTATCAGATGGACAGCTCCGTGAATGACACTCCTGCTTTCCTCAGTGAAAATGTCAGCGGCACCCCCACACTCCCCACAGTAGAGACCGCATTAGAgtccaaaatgaacacagaacCCCTCCGCCAGACGACGCAGCAGAGCATTCCCTGCCATTTCCCTGACCCCACAGAGTCCCTGACTCTCCAAACTTGCTCACATGTAGAAACCCGTGAGAGCAGCGCTGCCCCTGCTGGCGCAGCCAAGGAACAGCAGCTCTCCACAGACCTCCAGAACAATCCAGACCATGACTCACAGACTGAGGCTTCAGCGGGGTCTCTGGAGCAGACGCAGGAGGAAATAAAGGAGCCGATGCCGGAGCAACCGGGACAGCAAATGCAGGCTGAACAATCAACAAACAAGTCATGCTCTGACAGTACCTGA
- the LOC115576934 gene encoding cysteine/serine-rich nuclear protein 3-like isoform X2 codes for MSGILKRKLEEGPPPYLSLQGSDDDEVSCSDSGNSSDSLNHPVPSGLLDSTLQQKSKRLRGRNVHFESVTVYYFNRRQGFTSVPTQGGSTLGMSPRHSGVKRFTLREFAMEQKQSHWNMLRNHLKEEKLNAIKLKLTKNGTVSSMEADTLTLDDISEDDLDVDNTEVDDYFFLQPLTTRRRRALLRSSGVRRIDVEEKHELRALRMSREECGCRCRGICDPETCACSLAGIKCQVDRMSFPCGCTKEGCSNTTGRLEFNPVRVRTHFLHTIMKLELERSREEQQHHHQQQPEQQQQQLVTNGNGYHGDSSLVQQQQQPNLQFPLMSGAPHIPIMHLQNTGDTDSHLDEEEEEEEEEEEEEEEEDDEEDDDEAYEEDEDGSSVCSGLSDCSTHSLETIDPEDGEEDEEDEEDEEDEEDDEDEEEEGEEEWDCSLQGTGPPPYPVPLPSVLSYSNNTLMGLSNPFHSTPSMQHYQMDSSVNDTPAFLSENVSGTPTLPTVETALESKMNTEPLRQTTQQSIPCHFPDPTESLTLQTCSHVETRESSAAPAGAAKEQQLSTDLQNNPDHDSQTEASAGSLEQTQEEIKEPMPEQPGQQMQAEQSTNKSCSDST; via the exons ATGAGCGGGATCCTGAAGAGGAAGCTTGAGGAGGGCCCGCCCCCTTACCTGTCCCTGCAGggctctgatgatgatgaggttTCCTGCAGCGACAGCGGCAACAGCAGTGATAGTCTCAACCATCCGGTCCCCTCTGGACTGCTGGACT CCACTCTCCAGCAGAAGTCAAAGCGACTGCGGGGCCGTAATGTGCACTTTGAGAGCGTGACGGTCTACTACTTCAACCGGCGGCAGGGCTTTACCAGCGTGCCCACACAAGGTGGCAGCACCCTGGGGATGTCACCTCGTCACAGCGGGGTGAAGCGCTTCACCCTCAGGGAGTTCGCCATGGAGCAGAAACAGAGCCACTGGAACATGCTGAGGAATCACCTGAAAGAAGAGAAACTCAATGCCATCAAACtcaaa ctgaCTAAGAATGGCACCGTGTCATCCATGGAGGCGGATACCCTGACGCTTGACGACATCTCCGAAGACGACCTGGATGTGGACAACACAGAGGTGGATGATTATTTCTTCCTCCAGCCTCTGACTACCAGGCGGCGTCGAGCCCTTCTCCGTTCCTCGGGGGTGCGACGCATCGACGTGGAGGAGAAGCACGAGCTGCGTGCCCTTCGCATGTCCCGAGAGGAGTGTGGGTGCCGCTGCAGGGGGATATGCGACCCGGAGACCTGTGCTTGCAGCCTGGCCGGCATTAAGTGCCAG GTCGATCGCATGTCCTTCCCATGTGGCTGCACCAAAGAGGGCTGCAGCAACACGACAGGCCGCCTGGAGTTTAACCCGGTTCGGGTGCGCACCCACTTCCTGCACACCATCATGAAGCTGGAGCTGGAAAGGAGCCGcgaggagcagcagcatcatcatcagcagcagccggagcagcagcagcagcagcttgtaaCCAATGGCAACGGTTACCATGGCGACTCCTCCctggtccagcagcagcagcagccgaaCCTGCAGTTTCCACTGATGAGTGGCGCGCCGCACATTCCCATAATGCACCTCCAGAACACAGGCGACACAGATTCGCATctagatgaagaggaggaagaggaagaagaagaagaggaagaggaggaggaggaagacgacgaagaggatgatgatgaggcTTATGAGGAAGACGAGGACGGCAGCAGTGTTTGCAGTGGGCTGTCGGACTGCAGCACGCACAGCTTGGAGACAATAGACCCCgaggacggagaggaggacgaggaggacgaggaggacgaggaggatgaggaagatgatgaggacgaagaggaggagggggaggaggagtgggaTTGCTCGTTGCAGGGAACGGGTCCTCCGCCCTATCCAGTTCCACTGCCCTCAGTGCTGAGTTACTCCAACAACACACTCATGGGCCTCAGTAACCCCTTTCACAGCACTCCCTCCATGCAGCATTATCAGATGGACAGCTCCGTGAATGACACTCCTGCTTTCCTCAGTGAAAATGTCAGCGGCACCCCCACACTCCCCACAGTAGAGACCGCATTAGAgtccaaaatgaacacagaacCCCTCCGCCAGACGACGCAGCAGAGCATTCCCTGCCATTTCCCTGACCCCACAGAGTCCCTGACTCTCCAAACTTGCTCACATGTAGAAACCCGTGAGAGCAGCGCTGCCCCTGCTGGCGCAGCCAAGGAACAGCAGCTCTCCACAGACCTCCAGAACAATCCAGACCATGACTCACAGACTGAGGCTTCAGCGGGGTCTCTGGAGCAGACGCAGGAGGAAATAAAGGAGCCGATGCCGGAGCAACCGGGACAGCAAATGCAGGCTGAACAATCAACAAACAAGTCATGCTCTGACAGTACCTGA